One Desulfurobacteriaceae bacterium DNA segment encodes these proteins:
- a CDS encoding phage tail protein, producing MIEKWLWELLPSSFKTSNKEPEDTDIYKLLETWASAAEGFRQSAFSARRQKFPELSDDKVLYLLGKEKNLEKFPNESLDEFRERIKKSVAFWFQAGSVETLKEVLDIYGFKNVEIKRVEDPIRWAEFRVEVTSEKEITPETRDLAITIITKLNPAHEKLSEILLSYLATGSLPFTIGQTAEIETFVECQTDLTWMATGQASFAVSSFAETEAVAIMEA from the coding sequence ATGATAGAAAAGTGGCTCTGGGAACTATTACCATCATCTTTTAAAACGTCTAATAAGGAACCAGAAGACACTGACATTTATAAACTTCTTGAAACTTGGGCAAGTGCAGCCGAAGGTTTCAGGCAATCTGCATTTTCTGCTAGACGCCAGAAGTTCCCAGAGCTTTCCGATGACAAAGTTCTCTATTTACTTGGAAAAGAAAAAAATCTTGAGAAGTTTCCTAACGAAAGTCTTGATGAATTTAGGGAAAGGATTAAGAAATCTGTCGCATTTTGGTTTCAAGCTGGAAGCGTAGAAACTTTAAAGGAAGTTCTAGATATTTATGGTTTTAAAAATGTTGAGATTAAAAGAGTTGAGGATCCGATACGTTGGGCAGAATTCAGAGTAGAAGTAACAAGCGAGAAAGAAATTACGCCAGAAACGAGAGATTTAGCTATAACAATAATTACCAAGCTAAACCCTGCACATGAGAAACTATCTGAAATTCTTCTTTCCTACCTTGCTACTGGATCTCTTCCTTTCACCATAGGACAGACTGCTGAGATTGAAACCTTTGTTGAGTGTCAAACAGACCTTACTTGGATGGCTACAGGTCAAGCTTCTTTTGCTGTCTCTTCGTTTGCTGAAACTGAAGCTGTAGCTATTATGGAGGCTTAA
- a CDS encoding phage tail protein, translating into MAEGKTVITLNGLKALTEASSIGKQVKPVSFRVSDADIGEIYPGIDIKDLPSVWYQANISAYVPVNDSTVQFILDIPEESATKYGKVFGLYLEDGTLFAVAVPPYPFPPLMRQRFKVQFVWEQIESVMNFEDIPFYEFDQDVVHLDAVSTLSFAVFDIQEHLTVLDQFKADYYRFKGSTSEKLSNHEERISLNEQKLSDHELAILDMSATFGNLILENSLEIGLLKQYIGG; encoded by the coding sequence GTGGCAGAAGGAAAAACTGTCATAACTTTGAATGGCTTAAAAGCTTTAACAGAAGCTTCAAGTATTGGTAAGCAAGTTAAACCTGTTTCCTTCAGAGTCTCTGATGCCGATATCGGAGAAATTTATCCAGGAATAGACATAAAAGATTTACCGAGTGTCTGGTATCAAGCTAACATTTCCGCTTATGTTCCAGTAAACGATTCAACCGTTCAGTTTATCTTGGACATACCAGAAGAATCTGCAACAAAGTATGGAAAAGTCTTTGGACTCTACCTTGAAGATGGAACTTTATTTGCCGTTGCAGTTCCTCCATACCCATTCCCGCCATTAATGCGTCAGAGGTTTAAAGTCCAATTTGTCTGGGAACAAATAGAAAGCGTAATGAATTTTGAGGATATCCCCTTCTATGAATTCGACCAAGACGTTGTTCACCTTGACGCTGTTTCAACTCTTTCCTTTGCGGTTTTTGACATTCAAGAGCATCTAACAGTCTTAGACCAGTTTAAAGCAGATTACTACAGGTTCAAAGGTTCTACTTCTGAAAAACTTTCTAACCATGAAGAAAGAATCTCGCTAAATGAACAAAAACTTTCTGATCATGAATTAGCGATTCTTGATATGTCAGCAACTTTTGGAAACCTGATTTTAGAAAACTCTTTGGAAATAGGACTCTTAAAGCAATACATAGGAGGTTAG